TCTGGAAGCAAAttttcagtggtagcagcagTAAGATCTTAACTGCCATTGATCTGACATTATTCCATATGTCCAGGACCTTCTTGGAGGAAAGGGGTGTTCTCACCTGTATGGACAAGATAGCCGATCAGTCCACACCTATGCTTATGTGGAAAAGCTTTGCAGTACCATTTGTGAGAGGCTTTAATACCGATATAACAGGAAACTAATTTTTTATGTCCCTTATATGGGGATGATATGGAGAGAGAATTACTTAGGAAATACTTTTGGTCTCCTCTAAATGTAAATGTTGAATGCTAGGGTctggctaatttttttttcccccctgacaTGGAAGGTGTTAAGTAGCAATGCTAACAGTGGACTTATTTTCCTCCTGTTTCTAATAATTCTTTTGCTTAGCTTGCCAAGAAATACCATCCCGACACAAATAAGGATGACCCCAAAGCTAAGGAGAAGTTCTCTCAGCTGGCAGAAGCCTATGAGGTAATGTGACTGATGTGTACTCAGTTACCTACTGTGATAGGGAGGGAACAATAGAACTACAGCTTAGAAAAATTATACCTCCCCTCATCTCAGCTTTTCTGTAAAAGAGCTGCTATTACTTCATTGGTAACAAAGTATTGTTTTCTAGACTTCAGTATGTATGTGCCAAAAATGATTTGGATATTCTTCAGTAAATGAACTAGCCAGAATACCTGACTGATTTATTCTAGGCATTTTTTTGGGCCACTCATGGGCCATTGTGCTGTTCCTCAGTACAAAATGGACTGATTGAAGAGCTGAGTACTGGAATGGACCTGTTAGTCAATAGAAAGACATCATAAGTGGCATCAATAATTGGCCTTTTGAGGATGGGGGATTTGTAgaaccctgctccccccccccaactttacTCATCTTGACTGTCAACCTTATTTCATTTGCTAGCTCCCATCCCACTTGTCTTTCATACTACAAGGTAAGAGATCATTGAAAGTCACTTTTGCTTACCTTAAAATAGTATAAAAACCCAGAGCTCCTGATCACTTTTCCTATACCTAATGTACTTATTTGGAAGCATCACAAGCTTATGAGCTTAACTGTGCCATCCAATATGCATGAGAGAGAAACAGAGTGCTTTTCTTCCATGGTGTTCATTTCACCTTTTGGCATTATTGAAGGTATCTAGCTGTCCTAATACAAAGGAATTGAAGTTGGGATTCTGTAGTAGTTTCCAGTATTTTGCTGGTGATGGATGTAAACTCTGATTGACCTTGGAATGAGCAAATGTCTGAATACTCTTATCTAGTGGCAGCCATGCTGCTCCAGTTCTGTACTGTGAGAGAGTCCTGATGGTACTTATGCTTTCCTTCCCCATAGGTGTTAAGTGATGAAGTGAAGCGAAAACAATATGATACTTATGGTACAGCTGGTTTTGACACTGGCTCAGCGGGTGCTGGACGTCAGTATTGGGGTGGTGGTCCCACCATTGACCCAGAGGAACTTTTCAGGAAAATCTTTGGGGAGTTTTCAGGATCCCCTTTTGGAGATTTTCAGGGTGTCTTTGACCAGCCACAGGAGGTAAGGGTAATACATGTATACATTGTGCTGCAAAGACCTTAGCCTCTGGGTATATATAATGAAGATGTTACTGCTTCCTAAACTGAAATCTGAGAATGTCTGAGTATAGATGGTTAATGAGTCAGGTGGGCCCCCTCCTTCTCCAGTACTGTGTCTGTTAGCATTTTAAATGGTGTTCCAATCACAGTCTGAGTGGAGACCACTGGGGCTTTTAATTACAGAGGTTTCAGTTTACTTTCAGCCTATCTGCATATAGATTACAACTGCAATTCCATTCCTTTCTCTTATCTAGTACATCATGGAGTTGACATTCAATCAAGCTGCAAAAGGTGTTAACAAGGAGATTGTGGTGAATATCAATGACTCTTGTCAGCGGTGTGATGGCAAGGGGCATGAGCCTGGTACTAAAGTGCAGCACTGTCACTACTGCAATGGCACTGGCATGGTAAGTGCTGTTTTAAAGTGTAACCCCGGTTTTCTAATGTTCTTTGACATTCTTGTTTTCAGGACAGGTTAACTATTTCCTTACTCATAAATGTTTGATTTCAATTTCTGTGTATCTAAATGTGTGCTGCTAGAAGGGGCCAGATCACCAGCCTTGGAGAACCAGAACCAGATTCACAGAACAGAGGCCACTTGGGCAGTGTCAGTGCAAGCCTTTCCCATGCTGTTTCCGTGTGTGCTTCCATCCTTGAGGGATCACCTGTAGGGTTGATAGGGTAGTTCAGTTTCCAGGACTTTTTCTAAGATTTCACAACAACTGGACCAAGTAGAGTGTCTGATGTAGATATTTGTCCTTATGATTGAGACCTAAGTATTACTTTTTCACAGAGAccaccagtaacaaatgtgaacaacTTTTGGTTTCTATGTGCAGAAGCCAGCAAGTGTTCTGAAGGTACTCTGAGAAACTCATTCATTGCTTTATTTATTCATGGTGATCtccaaagaaaaaaattggaGAAATTGTGATGAGGATTAAATATTCTCAGTCAATTGAATTTTATTCCTAACCAATTCTtgcttttttttctccaaaacttAAAACAGCCATGTGACAGGTTGCTGGATGGTATCTAGTCACCAGTGAACAAGGTGTTAAGTCCAGCTcagtttttccccccttctttcaAAATGTTCAGGGGAAGGAGTATTACTGACTGCTTgggaaactgggaggagaggggaggtgggggaaccATTCATTTGGAAAGGCCGAGTTTCACACGGAGGGGTTATACGGCTGAATTGATCCCCAACCTGGGGGCagatttttgttcttggtttttgaatgttacctTATGTTGTTATAAGACTTGTCTTTTGAGAGACCTTGTTGACTCTAGTTTTTTTATGCTGAATCATTTCTGTAGTTTACGATGAGCTGGGTTCAAACGTTTCCTTTACATTTTGAGGCACCGTTAATCTGTATAGTCTGCCACATTTATGTATTCAGTGTTACTCTCTCCATGATGAAATCATATTTAGGGCTTTATTGCAGATTGGCATCCTCTGCCTTCTTATTACAAGGGTGAGGTTTGGTAGGAGAATTACAGAGATTTGGGCTTATGCGTGAAACAGATTTTTAGGCTGTGTGGAGATACCCATTGTGTGTCTTGGATTGGAATCAGGTGGTTGAGATGCATAGGGTCTTCCTAGCTCCTGTTACTGAATTGCAGCTGAATTCTTGAAGTGAAAACTCTCCATGCTCTTGCAGTCAAAGTGTACTAGTCAAATAAGGTGCAACCTTTCCACATAAGACTGTGCTTTGTATCCTAAACTGCACCTTTTAATAGGTTATTGGGGTTGTGCATGAATGATATTGGAAAGAGGTCACAGCTAAGTTAGGACTTCTGTTATCACAAAGCTTCTGATTGACCAGAGATCTCTATCCACTTCAAGCTGTTAAGAGTAGTGGTTTCTTTCACTGAATAAGAGATTTTGGGTATGcctctccattgccttgcatctTGGGTAGTGATTTTATGACTGTGTGTTGTGGGTCTGAAGGCTACCAAATCGGAATGGAGAGTTTTGTACCCACTCTTCACAGGTGCACATTACTCCagaaggtgcaaagcagtggagaatcaggccttcagaTAGGAAGGGCTTTTCTTCCCCCCATCGTTTCTCAAGGTTTCCTTCTTTCACCCACTTCCTCTGACACCCAGAGGCTGTTACTGACAGCATGAGCACTTTCAACTGGCAATCTGGAAACAAAAGGAGATTTACATTTCTTGGTGGGTTAGACCTGGTTGAGGCATCTAATCTAGCTTCTCAGGACATATTTTGACCCACCACTGTTACCCATATCTCACAGTAAGGTAGAATACATTTCCTTGGAGCAGGTCATGCTGTGCATGTGTTGGACCATTGACTTAACAGGGATTGGATTTGCCATTGGAGATGGTTTACAGAAATTAGTAATACTTGTACACTATCAAAGGATTCCTCTAATCccccctttttcttcttttgctagGAGACAATAAATACAGGCCCTTTTGTGATGCGTTCTACATGCCGGCGATGTGGAGGTCGTGGTTCTGTTATGACAACACCGTGTGTGTTGTGTCGCGGCTCAGGGCAAACCAAACAGAAGAAGAATGTGATGGTCCCTGTACCAGCAGGTCAGTTTCTGTATTTGCATGCCGGCCGTGTATCTTTTCCCATGTGAAACTCAGCTGAGCATGTATCTTGCCTCTAGAGAATGGCTGGCTCTGTGGAGTCAGTGCTCATACACAGCAGTATGGAGAAACTTGTCTGTATCAAATCTGTCTTAAGAATAAAGAGCACTGATGGCTAGATGGCTCAAAGGATTAGTAATAAGATACAGACCTTTTCATCTCTGGGTGATGGCTTCAGGATGGTGGTAGCTGAAAACAATTACCATCTCATGGCTGTTTGGCCTTTGTGCAATAAATTTCTGGGTCTTACTCTGTTTCCTAGTAGAAAGATgtctaagggtaaaattttcaaaaacacttaatTGCCATAAGTTTCActacatgcagtgttgttgtagccatgttggtcccaggatattagagagacaagaaggGTGAGATagtatttattggaccaacttctgttgctgagaaagacaagcttttgagcttacacagagctgaagaagagctctctgtaagctcaaaaCTTGGAAAGAGAgacaacagaaattggtccaataaaagataccaccTCACCCTCCTTGGCTCTCTGAATTTCACTGACATAcgtgtaggtgcttttgaaaattttaccttggATCACAAATGCACCATCTTGGTTGTCAACTCAATAAAGAATATTGAATGAGTGTTGAAAGAACTCCCCTCCCTCCTAGAAATGGTCCGATTGTCTGGGTAGCAACTTGCATTGTTTCTACCTTTGCAGATAAACATAGTATGTCAGTCTCCAGTGCCTCTCAATCGTttacctttcaccagcactgaattcACTTACATTGAAGGGAAAAATGCAATTGAATTCAGCTTGAACTGAATTAATGAGCTGCCCAGTTGTGCTTGGCACTAGGATGAGTGCATCCTAGGATACAAACACCTGGTGACAACCCGCTCTTCAAATGCTGGGTGCTGTGGTCATCTGAGATGCCTCTGGAGAACGTGAGTTACGCTGCTGCTGCCTCTATAGTTTCTGCCAGTAAATCCATGGGTGTTTCTTCCTGGATGATGGAAATACTGCTGTGATGGCATCTGGTTGAGGCAGTTGTCGGTGTTCAGGTATTGGGTTAGACTAGGAAGGCTGTAGGTGCTTTGGCACATAAGGTGTAGAGCATAATATCAGACAAACAGTATAATATTCGTGTCCTTGTTCTGACTGCAGGTGTGGAGGATGGACAGACTGTTCGGATGCCCGTAGGAAAAAGAGAAATTTTCATTACGTTCAGGGTATGTGTGACACCTGACTGTACACTGCTTACATTGGGTCGTCTTCTGTGAAGAAGGGGTAGTGTCATCTCCTTTCAGTGTAAACATGGAAATTGGGCTGGAGGGTCATCTCACCTAGCTGAAGTGATGTTAGCCCTTCCAGTTTTCTGAGACTGTGAAAGGCCTGCCCCATACCAAGTGGTAAAATATTATTTAGCCTATTTATAGAGCAAAAATGCACGGCTACATATAGGGAGATTGGTCCTAGGATACAGTCTGTAGCATATAGGCTGTCAGGAAAACTTACAAACTCTCTGGTAATTGGAATTCCTGGAAGTAATGTACTAGTATAGTATCAGCTGTCGCTGACACACATGTTCTAAATCCCTAAAGAGACGGCAGGAATGCATTTATGAGGTATTGAATTTAGAAGTTAAAATGTCCTCTCTTTAAAAATGTGAGGTCACTGCTGATTTACATGTTCTTTGCAGATACAGTCCTGTACCCATGTGTATCATCTGTATCATGTCTCTGTCGAGTAAAATTAAGAACCCTAGTGTTTGAAAGGATTTCATTCTCTTCTGACCATTTAATTGAGGGCCTCTTCATTAACACTGATCTATCTCTTCCTCCATTTTTGCTTATATTCCCCTCAAGAAGGATTTAATAACCTCTCCAGAGCCTGTGAAATGCAGTCATCAAAACTGCCAGAGAGATACTATGAAATACTGAGggtgcttccttcccctctgccgtTCCATTGTCCTATGAACTggatagtgcaatctcttttctACTCTCCAAAGAATCTTTACTGGTGGTGATTGACAAGCAGTGAAGAGCACAGTGTCATTCTCAGATCTCAGGCTGAGTATGCAGCCctagcagttaatttttttttcttgtaaactgAAAAATTGGGGGGAATTCATTGAAATAGGAAACGTGAAACCTCTTAATGCCATTTTTAGTATCCTCCTTCAGAGGAGAGGTCTGCTCTAGCTATTAATATTTAGCGCCTGAGGTATTTGTGGTTACTAAGAATAACTTTAATTTTGGATTTCCTGCTATGTAATTTTTAGGGGATGAGGGTAAGACTTTTCCTAAAATTATCAATATCAGTTTACAACAACTTAACTTGGTATTTTATCTTGGATTGATGCATATACTGTACTGACATGACCTGTGTTCATTACTCTTGAACTATTTGCTTTTAGGTTCAGAAAAGCCCCGTGTTCAGAAGAGATGGAGCAGATGTACACTCAGACCTCTTTATCTCGATAGCACAGGCAGTTCTTGGAGGTACAGCCAGAA
This window of the Chelonia mydas isolate rCheMyd1 chromosome 10, rCheMyd1.pri.v2, whole genome shotgun sequence genome carries:
- the DNAJA3 gene encoding dnaJ homolog subfamily A member 3, mitochondrial isoform X3, whose product is MAARCSSRWLSAAAGRSRGFGGDTRLLVVWLGRRLSTAPAAFPPRAGPGSRLLTLSAGVSPAGTKCSPLICAASFHTSSAFYAKEDYYQILGVPRNATQKEIKKAYYQLAKKYHPDTNKDDPKAKEKFSQLAEAYEVLSDEVKRKQYDTYGTAGFDTGSAGAGRQYWGGGPTIDPEELFRKIFGEFSGSPFGDFQGVFDQPQEYIMELTFNQAAKGVNKEIVVNINDSCQRCDGKGHEPGTKVQHCHYCNGTGMETINTGPFVMRSTCRRCGGRGSVMTTPCVLCRGSGQTKQKKNVMVPVPAGVEDGQTVRMPVGKREIFITFRVQKSPVFRRDGADVHSDLFISIAQAVLGGTARTQGLYETINITIPPGIQADQRIRMSGKGISRVNSYGYGDHYIHIKIRIPKRLTDRQRALMMSYAEDETDVEGTVNGVTNTSAGKRSTGN
- the DNAJA3 gene encoding dnaJ homolog subfamily A member 3, mitochondrial isoform X2, producing MAARCSSRWLSAAAGRSRGFGGDTRLLVVWLGRRLSTAPAAFPPRAGPGSRLLTLSAGVSPAGTKCSPLICAASFHTSSAFYAKEDYYQILGVPRNATQKEIKKAYYQLAKKYHPDTNKDDPKAKEKFSQLAEAYEVLSDEVKRKQYDTYGTAGFDTGSAGAGRQYWGGGPTIDPEELFRKIFGEFSGSPFGDFQGVFDQPQEYIMELTFNQAAKGVNKEIVVNINDSCQRCDGKGHEPGTKVQHCHYCNGTGMETINTGPFVMRSTCRRCGGRGSVMTTPCVLCRGSGQTKQKKNVMVPVPAGVEDGQTVRMPVGKREIFITFRVQKSPVFRRDGADVHSDLFISIAQAVLGGTARTQGLYETINITIPPGIQADQRIRMSGKGISRVNSYGYGDHYIHIKIRIPKRLTDRQRALMMSYAEDETDVEGTVNGVTNTSAGGRATDSSEAGEDRPEAEAGENKEGFLTKLKKMFSS